In one Sphingobacterium daejeonense genomic region, the following are encoded:
- a CDS encoding ABC-F family ATP-binding cassette domain-containing protein gives MSILSTEQVSHSYNDKWLFTDLHFALQKGDRVALVGINGTGKSTLLKILAEIVIPNKGKVVKEKGLRVGYLPQDPDFSDLKTINDFIFSADNEQQQLIKEYEELIENEDVTSKKFLEITEKLTALNAWEYENNIKTILSRFQITNFDQRIDSLSGGQKKRLALAKLLIDEPDIYILDEPTNHLDIETIEWVEKLLTTGNKTVLLVSHDRYFLDNICTEIRELDKSQVFLYKGNYAYFLEKKAEREANEILAADKARNLWRKELDWMRRQPQARGTKAKARIESFYDLEEKSKGPRKKDQVELSMQVSRQGNKILEINEASFAVPNKNILSPFTYTFKKSDRIGLAGKNGSGKTTFLNLITGNIQPTSGSVSIGETTKYGYYRQEGLSFKSDERVLDIVKNVADYIEMINGEVITASQLLTKFLFPPEKQFGFVSKLSGGEKKRLQLMRVLMANPNFLILDEPSNDLDIDTLNVLEEFLENFPGVLVLVSHDRYLIDKLTEQLFIFPGDGNIVIYNGNYADYKLEQEALVKKPEKKIEKAKAPEKKQKLNFKEQKEFEGLENEIAELEEKVNSLTEELSKTADHVELQKIAEEIEKTKTTLDEKTERWMELAEFI, from the coding sequence GTGAGTATTTTAAGCACAGAACAAGTCAGCCATTCTTACAACGACAAATGGTTATTTACTGATCTTCATTTTGCCTTACAAAAAGGAGATCGTGTGGCATTGGTCGGTATTAATGGTACCGGTAAATCTACACTATTAAAAATATTAGCAGAGATCGTTATTCCCAATAAAGGAAAGGTAGTCAAAGAAAAGGGATTAAGAGTCGGATACCTGCCTCAGGATCCAGATTTCTCTGACCTGAAGACCATCAACGATTTTATTTTCAGCGCCGACAACGAACAACAGCAATTAATCAAAGAATATGAGGAACTTATTGAAAATGAAGATGTTACCTCTAAAAAATTCTTAGAAATAACTGAAAAGCTTACCGCATTGAATGCTTGGGAATATGAAAATAACATCAAGACTATTCTCAGCAGGTTTCAGATCACCAATTTTGATCAGAGAATTGATTCATTGAGTGGAGGTCAGAAAAAGCGTCTAGCATTGGCGAAATTATTGATAGATGAACCCGATATTTATATACTGGATGAGCCTACCAACCACTTGGATATTGAGACTATCGAATGGGTAGAAAAGCTTTTGACCACAGGTAACAAAACAGTTTTGCTAGTTTCCCACGACAGGTATTTTTTAGACAACATCTGTACGGAGATTCGTGAGCTGGACAAAAGTCAGGTCTTTCTTTACAAAGGGAACTATGCTTATTTCTTGGAGAAGAAAGCAGAGCGGGAGGCCAATGAAATTTTGGCTGCAGACAAGGCGAGGAACCTTTGGAGAAAAGAACTTGATTGGATGCGGAGACAACCTCAAGCTCGTGGTACAAAAGCCAAGGCAAGGATAGAATCTTTTTATGATTTAGAAGAAAAATCCAAGGGACCAAGGAAGAAGGACCAGGTAGAATTGAGCATGCAAGTTTCGAGGCAAGGAAACAAAATTCTTGAAATTAATGAAGCCTCATTTGCTGTTCCCAACAAGAACATCCTCTCCCCTTTTACCTATACTTTCAAGAAGTCGGACCGTATTGGCTTAGCCGGAAAAAATGGTAGTGGCAAGACCACTTTCCTTAATCTTATTACTGGAAATATCCAGCCGACCAGCGGTTCAGTTTCTATCGGTGAAACGACAAAGTACGGTTACTATAGACAAGAGGGTTTAAGTTTCAAATCCGATGAAAGAGTCTTGGACATTGTAAAAAATGTTGCGGACTACATTGAAATGATAAATGGAGAAGTGATCACTGCCTCCCAATTATTGACTAAATTTCTCTTCCCTCCTGAAAAGCAATTTGGGTTTGTGAGCAAGCTGAGTGGTGGCGAAAAGAAGAGGCTTCAGTTGATGCGTGTGCTGATGGCGAACCCGAACTTTTTGATTCTCGATGAGCCTTCCAATGATCTTGACATTGATACGTTGAATGTCTTGGAAGAGTTCTTGGAAAATTTTCCAGGGGTATTGGTATTGGTTTCGCATGACCGCTACCTGATCGACAAGCTGACCGAGCAGCTCTTCATTTTCCCGGGAGATGGAAACATCGTTATCTATAATGGTAACTATGCGGACTACAAACTGGAGCAAGAAGCATTGGTGAAAAAACCAGAAAAGAAAATAGAAAAAGCGAAGGCGCCAGAGAAGAAACAGAAGCTGAACTTCAAGGAGCAGAAAGAATTTGAAGGGCTGGAAAATGAAATTGCGGAACTAGAGGAAAAGGTAAATTCACTGACCGAGGAACTTTCAAAAACGGCGGACCACGTAGAGCTTCAGAAGATCGCCGAGGAGATCGAAAAAACAAAAA